The following are encoded in a window of Flavobacteriales bacterium genomic DNA:
- a CDS encoding lamin tail domain-containing protein, which yields MLRTTLIALFAACIALPVRAQFTDGFDDGDFTNDPTWSGDAGLFTIVQEAGSNMLRSNSPGAATYHLSTPSLQAANAQWEFFLNLKFATSGTNYVDVYLMSPQADLIPRPEGYFVRIGDTPDHIVLYRRVGTTNTALAESPNGTVGSSSNNPFRIRVTRDADDLWTLAYQPGGTGNFTLAGTATDATFNSCTHFGVLIVQSAAAGPINNHFFDDFIVGNIPVDGTPPTIVGVDVVDATQVDVRFDEPVTLPSANIAANYALAPAIAINSAQQDGVDPTKVRLVLAQAMQNGTTYTLTVNGVEDAAGNATVGATGQFLYFVPDVPAYREVVINELMPDPNPPVGLPDAEYIELFNATTDKYFDLAGWRITTLSTSATLPAHPLGPGDHVVFVNNAQLPNFSAFPNVRGYSLSNTALLNAGTTVTLEAPGNVAIDVVAYTSDWYQDPDKVNGGWSLEQVDPYAPCSGAQNWRASVASLGGTPGSPNSVLQTTPDDTPPALVQAQVLSANALQLVFSEGLDGASIPGATYTITPFVPVTSVLPQPPINQLVQVLLGAPLEEGVMHTITVTGVADCSGNTIATANSAQFLFFTPAAPAFRDVVINELMVDPTPTVGLPDAEYIELFNTTTDKFFDLAGWRITTLTTSATLPSYALLPGEHVVFVNNAQVPNFSAIPNVAGYGLSTTALLNDGTTLTLEGPGGAPVDVVAYTSAWYRDPAKSDGGWSLEQIDPYLPCSGAFNWRASTGIAGGTPGEANAVLQVAPDTAPPVLEKILPLSETLLELVFNEGLGGESVLDATYTITPFLPVNGIISLPPINQRVQLILGAAMEIGTIYTLVVEGVDDCSGNAITGANSAQFALPEAPEAGDVVVNEVLPNPITTGGEYVEVYNRSTKVLSLQGWKMANESGGAVANPRVISNEPLLLFPGEYMLFTRNPFVTAQQFPLGRSGRFVTVNLPSYTNTSGVVVVLSDQDDVIDLFRYDDKLHFPLLRNVKGVSLERQDPDRPTDDRTNWHSASEYVGFGTPGYENSQYAPAPRPTGEMTIEPAIFSPDNDGYQDVLTIAFRFDQPGFVGTMRVYDIAGREVRRLMDSQLLGTLGAVSWDGIQDNGSKARMGPYIVHFEVYDLAGNVETFRKTVTLAHRLD from the coding sequence ATGCTCCGCACCACGCTCATCGCACTTTTCGCCGCCTGCATCGCACTGCCGGTCCGCGCCCAGTTCACCGACGGTTTCGACGACGGTGACTTCACGAACGATCCCACCTGGAGCGGTGACGCGGGCCTGTTCACCATCGTGCAGGAGGCCGGCAGCAACATGCTGCGCAGCAACAGCCCCGGCGCGGCCACCTACCACTTGAGCACACCCAGCCTACAGGCCGCCAATGCGCAGTGGGAGTTCTTCCTCAACCTGAAGTTCGCCACCAGTGGCACCAACTACGTGGACGTCTATCTGATGAGTCCGCAGGCCGATCTGATCCCACGGCCCGAAGGCTACTTCGTGCGCATCGGCGATACGCCGGACCACATCGTGCTGTACCGGCGTGTGGGCACCACCAACACCGCGCTGGCGGAAAGTCCGAACGGCACGGTGGGCAGCAGCAGCAACAACCCCTTCCGCATCAGGGTGACGCGTGACGCGGATGACCTGTGGACCCTGGCCTACCAGCCGGGTGGCACGGGCAACTTCACCCTGGCGGGCACGGCCACCGACGCCACCTTCAACAGCTGCACGCACTTCGGCGTCCTCATCGTACAGAGCGCCGCCGCCGGGCCGATCAACAACCACTTCTTCGATGACTTCATCGTCGGCAACATCCCCGTGGATGGGACGCCGCCCACGATCGTCGGCGTGGATGTGGTGGACGCGACGCAGGTGGACGTGCGCTTCGATGAACCTGTGACGCTCCCATCCGCCAACATCGCGGCCAACTATGCCCTGGCACCCGCGATCGCGATCAACTCGGCACAACAGGATGGCGTCGATCCCACCAAGGTGCGGCTGGTGTTGGCGCAGGCCATGCAGAACGGCACCACCTATACCCTCACGGTGAATGGTGTGGAAGATGCCGCTGGCAATGCCACGGTGGGCGCCACGGGTCAGTTCCTCTATTTCGTCCCCGATGTGCCCGCCTACCGGGAGGTGGTGATCAACGAATTGATGCCGGACCCCAACCCACCGGTGGGACTGCCGGACGCGGAGTACATCGAACTATTCAACGCCACCACGGACAAGTACTTCGACCTGGCGGGCTGGCGCATCACCACCCTCAGCACGAGCGCCACACTGCCCGCGCATCCGCTCGGCCCCGGCGATCACGTGGTGTTCGTGAACAACGCCCAGCTGCCCAACTTCTCCGCCTTTCCGAACGTGCGGGGATACAGCTTGAGCAACACGGCGCTGCTCAACGCAGGTACCACTGTGACACTCGAGGCGCCCGGCAACGTGGCGATCGATGTGGTGGCCTACACCTCGGATTGGTATCAGGATCCGGACAAAGTGAATGGGGGCTGGAGCCTGGAACAGGTGGATCCCTATGCGCCGTGCTCGGGCGCCCAGAACTGGCGGGCTTCGGTGGCGTCGCTCGGCGGTACACCGGGATCGCCCAATTCGGTGTTGCAGACCACACCCGATGACACGCCACCGGCCCTTGTGCAGGCGCAGGTGCTGTCCGCCAACGCGCTTCAACTCGTCTTCAGCGAAGGACTGGACGGTGCGAGCATCCCGGGCGCCACCTACACCATCACGCCCTTCGTGCCGGTGACGTCGGTCCTCCCACAGCCGCCGATCAACCAGCTGGTGCAGGTGCTGCTCGGCGCTCCCCTGGAGGAGGGGGTGATGCACACGATCACGGTGACCGGCGTGGCGGACTGCTCGGGCAATACGATCGCCACGGCCAACAGTGCGCAATTCCTCTTCTTCACGCCCGCCGCGCCCGCCTTCCGCGATGTGGTGATCAATGAGCTGATGGTGGATCCCACGCCCACGGTAGGTCTGCCCGATGCGGAGTACATCGAGCTCTTCAACACCACCACGGACAAGTTCTTCGATCTGGCGGGTTGGCGCATCACCACGCTCACCACAAGCGCCACACTGCCGTCGTACGCCCTGCTGCCCGGGGAACATGTGGTCTTCGTGAACAATGCGCAAGTGCCGAACTTCTCCGCCATACCCAACGTGGCGGGATACGGTTTGAGCACCACGGCCCTGCTGAACGACGGCACCACCCTGACACTTGAAGGACCTGGCGGCGCGCCTGTGGATGTGGTGGCATACACCTCCGCCTGGTACCGCGACCCCGCCAAGAGCGATGGGGGCTGGAGTCTGGAGCAGATCGACCCCTATCTGCCCTGTTCCGGCGCGTTCAACTGGCGCGCCTCCACAGGGATCGCGGGCGGCACGCCGGGTGAGGCCAACGCGGTGCTGCAAGTGGCGCCCGATACGGCACCGCCGGTCCTGGAGAAGATCTTGCCCCTGTCGGAAACGCTCTTGGAGCTGGTCTTCAATGAAGGGCTGGGCGGAGAGAGCGTGCTCGACGCCACGTATACCATCACGCCTTTCCTTCCCGTGAATGGCATCATATCCCTGCCACCGATCAACCAACGTGTGCAGTTGATCCTCGGTGCGGCCATGGAGATCGGCACGATCTACACGCTGGTGGTGGAAGGTGTGGACGATTGCTCCGGCAATGCGATCACTGGGGCCAACAGCGCGCAGTTCGCGCTGCCCGAAGCGCCGGAGGCGGGCGATGTGGTGGTGAACGAGGTACTGCCCAACCCGATCACCACCGGCGGTGAGTATGTGGAAGTATACAACCGCAGCACCAAGGTGTTGAGCCTGCAGGGCTGGAAGATGGCCAACGAGAGCGGTGGGGCGGTGGCCAACCCGCGCGTCATCAGCAACGAGCCGCTGCTGCTCTTCCCGGGTGAGTACATGCTCTTCACGCGCAACCCCTTCGTCACCGCGCAGCAATTCCCTTTGGGCCGCAGCGGGCGTTTCGTCACCGTGAACCTGCCGAGCTACACGAACACCAGCGGCGTGGTGGTGGTGCTGAGCGACCAGGACGATGTGATCGACCTGTTCCGCTACGATGACAAGCTGCACTTCCCCCTGCTGCGCAACGTGAAGGGCGTGTCCCTGGAACGTCAGGACCCCGACCGCCCCACCGACGACCGCACCAACTGGCACAGTGCCTCGGAGTATGTGGGTTTCGGCACACCGGGCTACGAGAATTCGCAGTATGCGCCCGCCCCCCGGCCCACCGGCGAGATGACGATCGAGCCGGCCATCTTCAGCCCCGACAACGATGGCTACCAGGACGTGCTCACCATCGCGTTCCGCTTCGACCAGCCGGGCTTCGTGGGCACCATGCGCGTGTATGACATCGCCGGGCGCGAAGTGCGCAGGTTGATGGACAGCCAGTTGCTCGGTACGCTCGGCGCCGTGTCATGGGACGGCATCCAGGACAACGGCAGCAAGGCGCGCATGGGCCCATACATCGTCCACTTCGAGGTGTACGACCTGGCCGGCAACGTGGAGACCTTCCGCAAGACCGTCACCCTCGCCCACCGGCTCGACTGA
- a CDS encoding SsrA-binding protein, giving the protein MRRAFFLTLARLNKLLLPKVRPERMMRLGGHHKLLLAWRYWVTRNALD; this is encoded by the coding sequence ATGCGCAGGGCCTTCTTCCTGACCTTGGCAAGGCTGAACAAGCTGCTGCTTCCGAAGGTCCGCCCTGAACGCATGATGCGGCTTGGCGGCCACCACAAGCTGCTGCTTGCCTGGCGCTATTGGGTCACGCGCAACGCCTTGGACTGA
- a CDS encoding OmpA family protein, translated as MITRILYPALVLVLVLPSCVAKKKYVSATDHVSRLQADSTRQVARIAQLEGGLKSTQSDLAAIQGKSKVLEGELELLQKSLTNSEAMLSKKDAELLDKVRRMDELNRKLDAQTNALNSLRRKVADALVNFKSDELTVTMKDGKVYVSLSEKLLFKSGSADVDPKGKEAIGQLAQVLNANADIGVMVEGHTDTIPIASGRFKDNWELSTARATSIVRILTTDHKLDPKRVTSAGRGEWIPVASNREADGRARNRRTEIILTPDLKELFQLVGEP; from the coding sequence ATGATCACACGTATCCTCTATCCCGCCCTGGTTCTCGTTCTCGTATTGCCCTCCTGCGTGGCCAAGAAGAAGTACGTCTCCGCCACGGACCATGTGTCGCGGCTGCAGGCCGACAGCACCCGCCAGGTGGCGCGTATCGCCCAATTGGAAGGTGGCTTGAAGTCCACGCAGAGCGATCTGGCCGCCATACAAGGCAAGTCCAAGGTGCTGGAGGGCGAATTGGAGCTGTTGCAGAAATCACTGACCAACAGCGAGGCCATGCTGTCGAAGAAGGACGCCGAACTGCTGGACAAAGTGCGCCGCATGGACGAACTCAACCGCAAGCTGGACGCGCAGACCAACGCGCTGAACAGCCTGCGCCGCAAGGTGGCCGACGCGCTGGTGAACTTCAAGAGCGACGAACTCACCGTAACGATGAAGGACGGCAAGGTGTACGTGTCGCTCAGCGAGAAGCTGCTGTTCAAGAGCGGCAGCGCGGACGTGGACCCCAAGGGCAAGGAGGCCATCGGACAGCTGGCCCAGGTGCTCAACGCCAACGCGGACATCGGCGTGATGGTGGAGGGCCATACCGACACGATCCCCATCGCCAGCGGGCGGTTCAAGGACAACTGGGAACTGAGCACCGCACGGGCCACGAGCATCGTGCGCATCCTCACCACGGACCACAAGCTCGACCCCAAGCGGGTAACCTCGGCGGGCCGCGGCGAGTGGATCCCCGTGGCCAGCAACCGCGAGGCCGATGGCCGGGCGCGCAACCGCCGTACGGAGATCATCCTCACGCCCGACCTGAAGGAACTCTTCCAGCTGGTGGGCGAACCATGA
- a CDS encoding cation transporter, whose protein sequence is MGGHHQHAHGTTPPPPPSVVALRTAFFLNLAFTVVEAIGGWLTNSIAVLTDAVHDLGDCLVLGAAWYLQGVATRGRDIRYSYGYARYSMLGGWLASVILIVGAVFMFTVSIPRLFAPVEPHSTGMMAIAVFGLLMNGLAAWRLHGGRTLNERGAYLHLLEDVLGWAAVLVGAIVIHFTGWAVVDPLLAMGISAYILVNAMGTLRKGTAILMQAQPHGVAAASVEAALLAIPGVRALTDAHTWSLDGEYVVASVHLEVATGSLEESHAIKELARHALHELGVHHATIELQWPGEHVDHLHR, encoded by the coding sequence ATGGGCGGCCACCACCAGCACGCGCACGGCACCACTCCCCCTCCGCCGCCTTCGGTCGTCGCGTTGCGCACCGCGTTCTTCCTGAACCTCGCCTTCACCGTGGTGGAAGCCATCGGCGGGTGGCTCACCAACAGCATCGCCGTACTCACCGATGCGGTGCATGACCTGGGCGACTGCCTGGTGCTGGGCGCGGCGTGGTACCTGCAGGGCGTGGCCACGCGCGGCCGGGATATCCGCTACAGCTATGGCTATGCGCGCTACAGCATGCTTGGCGGCTGGCTCGCCTCGGTGATCCTCATCGTGGGCGCGGTGTTCATGTTCACCGTCTCCATCCCGCGCCTCTTCGCGCCCGTGGAACCGCACTCCACCGGCATGATGGCGATCGCGGTCTTCGGCCTGCTGATGAACGGCCTGGCCGCATGGCGCCTGCACGGTGGACGCACGCTGAACGAACGCGGCGCCTACCTGCACCTGCTGGAGGATGTGCTCGGCTGGGCGGCCGTCCTCGTCGGCGCCATCGTCATCCACTTCACGGGCTGGGCCGTGGTGGATCCACTCCTGGCCATGGGCATCAGCGCCTACATCCTGGTGAACGCCATGGGCACGCTGCGCAAAGGCACCGCCATTCTCATGCAGGCGCAGCCCCATGGCGTGGCGGCCGCCAGCGTGGAGGCCGCGCTCCTGGCCATTCCCGGTGTGCGCGCCCTGACCGATGCGCATACCTGGAGCCTCGATGGCGAATACGTGGTGGCCAGCGTGCACCTGGAGGTGGCGACCGGCTCCTTGGAGGAATCCCATGCCATCAAGGAACTCGCCCGCCATGCCCTCCATGAACTCGGCGTGCATCATGCCACCATCGAACTGCAATGGCCAGGCGAGCATGTGGACCATCTGCACCGATGA
- the dnaG gene encoding DNA primase — protein sequence MIQPHAIQQVKDAMRVEEVVGEFVALKRKGARWLGLCPFHNEKTPSFNVTPNLGIYKCFGCGESGDAIGFLRKHEHLSYVEAIRWLAKRYNIDLPEEEATPEQQEEQNEREALAVIQRWALEWSVEHLWNTDEGRRIGLSYFVERGFSEATIRSFQLGYVPEQGNAFATAALAHGFDPELLEKAGWIKRREDGTAWDFFAGRVIFPILGLSGQPIAFGARTLRNDKKLAKYFNSPESALYVKSRSLYGIHHAKKAIAEQELCYLVEGYTDVIALHQAGIVNTVASSGTSLTEDQVRLIKRYAPTVCILYDGDAAGMKASLRGIDLVLQEGLNVKVVTFPEGEDPDSFAKARGSSEVRTYLEEQAKDFLVFKAALLMADVGQDPVKRSQAIHEIVDSIALVPDQILRALYLRECARMLEVSEQALISEMNKALRRRHKRRHEDAAMADEPIATLSAPSQETLEDVGTTPQERDLLRILLNYGHQRIMVPVQDENGATTVDESSLAEVMFELLALDDILFDDPLLLAIYLDYRHSLNLGQNVDNTRYVGHDEEQWRRTAIDLLTERHLLSPNWQARHKIHVRHESHELYDALEEAVDILKERRVDRLLRDLDDKLGDVPYEEQLLVLAEKNRLIQVKTKLARKTGRVVVG from the coding sequence ATGATCCAGCCCCACGCCATCCAACAGGTGAAGGACGCCATGCGCGTGGAGGAGGTCGTGGGCGAATTCGTGGCCCTCAAGCGCAAGGGCGCGCGCTGGCTGGGCCTCTGCCCGTTCCACAACGAGAAGACGCCCTCCTTCAACGTCACGCCCAACCTCGGCATCTACAAATGCTTCGGCTGCGGCGAGTCCGGCGATGCGATCGGCTTTCTGCGCAAGCACGAGCACCTGAGCTACGTGGAGGCGATCCGCTGGCTGGCGAAGCGCTACAACATCGATCTGCCGGAAGAGGAGGCGACACCCGAGCAGCAGGAAGAGCAGAACGAGCGTGAGGCGCTGGCCGTGATCCAGCGCTGGGCGTTGGAGTGGAGCGTGGAGCACCTGTGGAACACCGACGAAGGGCGTCGCATCGGCCTCTCCTACTTCGTGGAGCGCGGGTTCAGCGAAGCCACCATCCGGTCCTTCCAGCTGGGCTATGTGCCCGAACAGGGCAACGCCTTCGCCACCGCGGCATTGGCACATGGCTTCGATCCGGAATTGCTGGAGAAGGCCGGCTGGATCAAGCGGCGCGAGGACGGCACCGCCTGGGACTTCTTCGCAGGGCGCGTCATATTCCCCATCCTCGGGCTCAGTGGCCAGCCCATCGCCTTCGGTGCGCGCACCCTGCGCAACGACAAGAAACTGGCGAAGTATTTCAACAGCCCCGAGAGCGCCCTCTATGTGAAGAGCCGGTCGCTCTACGGCATCCACCACGCCAAGAAGGCCATTGCCGAGCAGGAACTCTGCTACCTGGTGGAGGGCTACACCGACGTGATCGCGCTGCACCAGGCCGGCATCGTCAACACCGTGGCCAGCAGCGGCACCAGCCTCACCGAGGACCAGGTTCGCCTGATCAAGCGCTACGCCCCCACGGTATGCATCCTCTACGACGGTGACGCCGCCGGGATGAAGGCCAGCTTGCGCGGCATCGACCTGGTGCTGCAGGAGGGCCTCAACGTGAAGGTGGTGACCTTCCCCGAGGGCGAGGACCCTGACAGCTTCGCCAAGGCGCGCGGCAGCAGCGAAGTGCGCACGTACCTCGAGGAACAGGCGAAGGATTTCCTGGTCTTCAAGGCGGCGCTGCTCATGGCCGATGTGGGGCAGGACCCCGTGAAGAGGTCACAGGCCATCCACGAGATCGTGGACAGCATCGCGCTGGTGCCCGACCAGATCCTGCGCGCGCTCTATTTGAGGGAATGCGCGCGCATGCTGGAGGTCTCCGAACAGGCCCTCATCAGCGAGATGAACAAGGCGCTTCGGCGCAGGCACAAGCGCAGGCATGAGGATGCCGCGATGGCCGATGAACCGATCGCCACACTGTCCGCGCCATCGCAGGAGACCCTGGAGGATGTTGGCACCACGCCGCAGGAACGGGACCTGTTGCGCATCCTGCTGAACTACGGCCACCAACGCATCATGGTGCCCGTGCAGGATGAGAACGGCGCCACGACCGTGGATGAGAGCTCACTCGCCGAAGTGATGTTCGAATTGCTGGCCTTGGACGACATCCTCTTCGACGATCCGCTCCTCCTCGCCATCTATCTCGACTACCGGCACTCGCTGAACCTGGGCCAGAACGTGGACAATACGCGCTACGTGGGGCATGACGAGGAACAATGGCGCCGCACGGCCATCGACCTCCTCACGGAGCGGCACCTGCTCAGTCCCAACTGGCAGGCACGGCACAAGATCCATGTGCGGCACGAGAGCCATGAGCTCTACGACGCGTTGGAGGAGGCCGTGGACATCCTCAAGGAACGTCGTGTGGACCGGCTGCTGCGCGACCTGGACGACAAGCTCGGCGATGTCCCCTATGAGGAGCAACTCCTGGTGCTGGCGGAAAAGAACCGGCTGATCCAGGTGAAGACCAAGCTGGCACGCAAGACCGGCCGCGTAGTGGTGGGCTGA
- a CDS encoding polyprenyl synthetase family protein, with product MRGFEEIQRPIAAEMKAFEPHFREAMRSKTALLDRIMHYIVKRKGKQMRPMFTLLSARQFGPVNESAFTAASLIELLHTATLVHDDVVDGSAMRRGFFSINALWKNKIAVLVGDYLLSRGLLLAVDKGEFELLRIVSRAVREMSEGELLQLEKSRDLDLGEETYFEIIRQKTASLIAACCACGASAAGRPQEEVERMRLFGEFTGIAFQIKDDLFDYGAGQDTGKPTGLDIKEKKLTLPLIHALRQVDRAERRRIVDTVKNRNQDGRAVARVVELVKEAGGIAHANQRMVHYRDLALAELHHFPRTEARDALEGLVRFTVERTK from the coding sequence ATGCGCGGCTTCGAGGAGATCCAACGGCCCATCGCGGCGGAAATGAAGGCCTTCGAGCCACACTTCCGCGAGGCCATGCGCAGCAAGACGGCCCTCCTGGACCGCATCATGCACTACATCGTGAAGCGCAAGGGCAAGCAGATGCGGCCCATGTTCACCCTGCTCAGCGCCCGACAGTTCGGGCCGGTCAACGAGAGCGCCTTCACCGCCGCCAGCCTCATCGAACTGCTGCACACCGCCACCCTGGTGCATGATGACGTGGTGGACGGCAGCGCCATGCGCCGGGGCTTCTTCAGCATCAACGCCCTGTGGAAGAACAAGATCGCCGTGCTCGTGGGCGACTACCTGCTGAGCCGGGGCCTGCTGCTGGCGGTGGACAAGGGCGAGTTCGAGTTGCTGCGCATCGTGAGCCGGGCCGTGCGCGAGATGAGCGAGGGCGAGCTGCTGCAATTGGAAAAGAGCCGCGACCTGGATCTAGGCGAGGAGACCTACTTCGAGATCATCCGCCAGAAGACCGCCAGTCTCATCGCCGCGTGCTGCGCCTGCGGGGCCAGTGCCGCCGGACGGCCGCAGGAGGAGGTGGAGCGCATGCGGCTTTTCGGCGAATTCACCGGCATCGCCTTCCAGATCAAGGACGACCTCTTCGATTATGGCGCGGGCCAGGACACGGGCAAACCCACCGGCCTCGACATCAAGGAGAAGAAGCTCACCCTGCCGCTGATCCATGCGCTGCGCCAGGTGGACCGGGCCGAGCGGCGCCGCATCGTGGACACCGTGAAGAACCGAAACCAGGACGGGCGGGCCGTGGCGCGCGTGGTGGAACTGGTGAAGGAGGCCGGCGGCATCGCGCACGCGAACCAACGCATGGTCCACTACCGCGATCTGGCCTTGGCCGAACTCCACCATTTTCCGCGTACGGAAGCACGTGACGCGCTGGAAGGACTGGTGCGCTTCACCGTGGAAAGAACGAAATGA
- the rlmN gene encoding 23S rRNA (adenine(2503)-C(2))-methyltransferase RlmN encodes MDRSTDIRALTFDETKTLVAEIGEKPYRAKQLWEWLWKKQAHAFDDMSDLPKAFRAQLAERTVLRPLVLAEEQRSQDGTVKCAFRTWDGHIVEGVLIPTPTRLTACISSQIGCSLTCSFCATGKLKRIRNLSAGEIVDQVVLIDRLARKYYQQGLTNIVYMGMGEPLLNYAETLRSAERITAPDGLGMGAKRITVSTAGIAKMIRKLADDGARFNLALSLHAANDAKRDRIMPINEQNSLAELKDALRYYTRTTRLPVTFEYILLRGFNDSLQDAQELVRYASDVHAKVNLIEYNPIDGGEFGRTDSRDAEAFQQYLDRKGIIARIRRSRGRDIDAACGQLANKNEPALKDGERVLK; translated from the coding sequence ATGGATCGTAGCACCGACATCCGCGCGCTCACGTTCGACGAGACCAAAACGCTCGTCGCGGAGATCGGTGAAAAGCCCTACCGCGCCAAGCAACTATGGGAGTGGCTCTGGAAAAAGCAGGCCCACGCCTTCGATGACATGAGCGATCTGCCCAAGGCCTTCCGCGCACAACTCGCGGAGCGCACGGTGCTGCGACCGCTGGTGCTCGCCGAGGAGCAGCGCAGCCAGGACGGCACGGTGAAGTGCGCCTTCCGAACGTGGGACGGACACATCGTGGAAGGCGTGCTCATCCCCACCCCCACAAGGCTGACGGCCTGCATCAGCAGCCAGATCGGGTGCAGTCTCACGTGCAGCTTCTGCGCCACGGGCAAGCTCAAGCGCATCCGCAATCTCAGCGCCGGCGAGATCGTGGACCAGGTGGTGCTGATCGACCGGCTGGCGCGGAAGTACTACCAGCAGGGTCTCACGAACATCGTGTACATGGGCATGGGCGAGCCGCTGCTCAACTATGCCGAGACGCTGCGCAGCGCCGAACGCATCACGGCGCCTGACGGGCTGGGCATGGGCGCCAAACGGATCACGGTGAGCACGGCCGGCATCGCCAAGATGATCCGCAAGCTGGCCGATGACGGCGCACGTTTCAACCTCGCCCTCAGCCTGCACGCCGCCAACGATGCCAAACGTGACCGCATCATGCCGATCAACGAGCAGAACTCGCTCGCGGAACTGAAGGACGCCCTGCGCTACTACACGCGCACCACCAGGCTGCCCGTCACCTTCGAGTACATCCTGTTGCGCGGCTTCAACGACTCGCTGCAGGACGCGCAGGAACTGGTCCGCTACGCCAGCGACGTACACGCCAAGGTGAACCTGATCGAGTACAACCCCATCGATGGCGGCGAGTTCGGCCGAACGGACAGCCGGGATGCGGAGGCCTTCCAGCAGTACCTGGACCGCAAGGGCATCATCGCGCGCATCCGCCGCAGCCGGGGTCGCGACATCGACGCGGCCTGCGGTCAACTCGCCAACAAGAACGAGCCGGCGCTGAAGGACGGAGAACGGGTGCTGAAGTAG
- a CDS encoding 2-C-methyl-D-erythritol 4-phosphate cytidylyltransferase encodes MDRSTIIVAGGSGTRLGGPVPKQFQTVQGKPLLMWTIEALHRFDPEMPLIVVLPKEHFDIWKALCMGHRFFVEHEVVAGGEQRWHSVKAGLAHVRGDGLVAVHDGVRPLVSVDLIARCFAAADRHAAAIPVVPVVPSIRETTADGSRALDRSRLLAVQTPQCFHTGLLRKAFELPYDPTFTDEATLVERIGMQVALVEGEENNLKVTTAMDMRLAELALGQANVASGHGS; translated from the coding sequence ATGGATCGTTCCACCATCATCGTCGCCGGAGGAAGTGGCACACGCTTGGGCGGGCCCGTGCCCAAGCAATTCCAAACGGTCCAGGGCAAGCCCCTGCTGATGTGGACCATCGAAGCCCTCCACCGCTTCGATCCGGAAATGCCGCTGATCGTGGTGCTGCCCAAGGAGCACTTCGACATCTGGAAGGCGCTGTGCATGGGCCATCGCTTCTTCGTCGAGCATGAGGTGGTCGCCGGCGGAGAGCAACGCTGGCACAGCGTGAAGGCGGGTCTTGCGCACGTGCGGGGCGATGGCCTGGTGGCGGTGCACGATGGTGTGCGGCCCCTGGTCAGTGTGGATCTGATCGCACGCTGCTTCGCCGCCGCGGACCGGCATGCCGCCGCGATCCCCGTGGTACCCGTGGTGCCCAGCATCCGCGAGACCACGGCCGATGGCTCGCGCGCATTGGACCGCTCCAGGTTGCTGGCCGTGCAAACACCACAGTGCTTCCACACGGGTCTGTTGCGCAAAGCCTTCGAGCTCCCCTACGATCCCACCTTCACCGATGAGGCCACGCTGGTGGAGCGGATCGGCATGCAGGTGGCGCTGGTGGAGGGCGAGGAGAACAACCTGAAGGTGACCACGGCGATGGACATGCGCCTTGCGGAACTCGCGTTGGGCCAAGCAAATGTAGCTTCAGGTCATGGATCGTAG